The Setaria italica strain Yugu1 chromosome IX, Setaria_italica_v2.0, whole genome shotgun sequence genome has a window encoding:
- the LOC101773096 gene encoding probable F-box protein At2g36090, whose product MASLSADLFYDILKRLDAAALARAGCACADFRAISNDEDLWENACTSLWPSTRRDDVRSLIVSVGGFRKFYADCFTLILNKDVPVVQTNETNPFAEEWAESDYYYDDMDELENSLPSDFVSLIDVWYKDHALYSKVIWGIPNSDGANGWFYNCPFRVDLFHHSAENNENNNGEVFLSTISDLPSVPSMEQERKDGKLWRELNDGIKLSWIIVNRKMKRAVNLTSWHPLGGQRHWPTDTDFVLRFGSVLPAKEVLPCQVAECILLMKFRMISMGSEESGESSTLALTELSMQIEDMGGVHLNGRCSLLLLKEALSCHRSRNYDEVLESCNLYLKAQSELKEEKIRSEYRFDTLCIVSGITIFGAICTMCYRRFENF is encoded by the coding sequence ATGGCATCACTGAGTGCCGACCTTTTCTATGATATACTCAAGCGTCTCGATGCTGCAGCTCTGGCAAGAGCAGGCTGTGCTTGTGCTGACTTCCGTGCCATATCAAATGATGAGGACTTGTGGGAGAATGCTTGCACATCTCTGTGGCCATCAACAAGACGAGATGATGTTAGGAGCTTGATTGTTTCTGTTGGTGGATTCAGGAAGTTCTATGCCGATTGTTTCACTCTTATACTGAACAAAGATGTTCCTGTAGTTCAGACAAATGAAACTAATCCCTTTGCAGAGGAATGGGCTGAGTCTGACTATTACTATGATGACATGGATGAGCTTGAAAACTCCCTGCCTTCAGACTTTGTATCTCTAATCGATGTATGGTATAAAGACCATGCACTCTACTCGAAGGTCATATGGGGAATTCCGAACTCAGACGGTGCCAATGGATGGTTCTATAACTGCCCATTCCGGGTAGACTTGTTTCATCACTCAGCTGAAAACAACGAGAACAATAATGGAGAGGTATTCCTATCAACCATCAGTGACTTACCATCGGTGCCCTCAATGGAGCAAGAAAGGAAAGATGGAAAACTTTGGAGGGAGCTAAATGATGGTATAAAGTTGAGTTGGATCATTGTCAACAGAAAGATGAAGCGTGCAGTGAACCTGACAAGTTGGCACCCACTGGGTGGGCAGAGGCACTGGCCAACTGATACCGATTTTGTTCTACGGTTTGGATCTGTCCTTCCAGCAAAGGAGGTCCTGCCGTGCCAGGTAGCAGAATGCATCCTGCTGATGAAATTCCGCATGATAAGCATGGGGAGTGAGGAATCTGGGGAATCTTCCACCCTTGCATTGACGGAACTGAGTATGCAGATCGAAGACATGGGTGGCGTTCATCTCAACGGGCGctgcagcctcctcctcctcaaggaGGCACTGAGCTGCCATCGGAGCAGGAATTACGATGAGGTGCTGGAGTCTTGCAATTTGTATCTGAAGGCACAGAGCGAGCTGAAAGAAGAGAAGATACGCAGTGAATACCGGTTCGACACACTCTGTATTGTCAGTGGCATTACAATATTTGGTGCTATCTGCACCATGTGCTATAGAAGGTTTGAGAACTTTTAA
- the LOC101773506 gene encoding villin-2, whose amino-acid sequence MSNAKVVLDPAFQGAGHKPGTEIWRIEDFKPVPLPKSDYGKFYCGDSYIVLQTSCNKGGAYLFDIHFWIGKDSSQDEAGTAAIKTVELDTMLGGRAVQHREPQGYESDKFLSYFKPCIIPMEGGFASGFKKPEEDKFETRLYICKGKRAIRVKEVPFSRSSLNHDDVFILDTDKKIYQFNGANSNIQERAKALEVIQHLKEKYHDGVCAVAIVDDGKLQAESDSGEFWVLFGGFAPIGKKAVCDDDIVLETTPPKLYSINNGQLKLEDTVLTKSILENTKCFLLDCGAELFVWVGRVTQVEDRKTASASVEKFIIKENRPKTTRITQVIQGYENHTFKSKFESWPVSNMAGNASTDEGRGKVTALLKQKGVDVKGISKSSAPVNDEVPPLLEGGGKLEVWCINGSAKTALPKEELGKFYSGDCYVVLYTYHSGDKKEEFYLTYWIGKHSVREDQDMAFQLASTLWNSLKGRPVLGRVYQGKEPPQFVALFQPMVILKGGISSGYKKFVEEKGLTDETYCVDGVALIRVSGTSVHNNKTLQVDAVPTSLSSTDCFILQSKNLMFAWIGNSSSFEQQQWAIKVAEFLKPGVAVKHCKEGTESSAFWSAIGGKQSYTSKNVAADVAIREPHLYTFSLRNGKLEVTEVYNFSQDDLLTEDTMILDTHSEVFVWMGQCVDTKEKQKAFDIGQKYVEHAVAFEGISPDVPLYKVIEGNEPCFFRTYFSWDNTRSVIHGNSFEKKLSVLFGVRSEGGPKSSGDGGPTQRASALAALSSALNPSSQGKQSDERPTSSGDGGHTQRASAMAALSSALNPSSKSSSTQPQSHSGQGSQRAAAVAALSNVLTAEGSHSPHSRPSPTADAEKTELAPATPQSETEPDAPEYARTEPDVSQEQTANENGGQTTFSYERLISKSTDPVSGIDYKRRETYLSESEFQTVFGMTKEEFYEQPRWKQELQKKKADLF is encoded by the exons ATGTCAAATGCAAAAGTGGTGCTTGATCCTGCATTTCAAGGAGCTGGCCATAAACC AGGGACAGAAATATGGAGGATTGAAGATTTTAAGCCAGTTCCTTTACCAAAATCAGACTATGGTAAATTCTACTGTGGAGATTCATATATAGTTCTACAG ACGAGTTGTAACAAAGGAGGTGCTTATCTTTTTGACATCCACTTCTGGATTGGAAAAGATTCTAGCCAG GATGAAGCTGGAACTGCAGCAATCAAGACAGTCGAGCTTGACACCATGCTTGGGGGTCGCGCAGTACAGCACAGGGAACCACAAGGCTATGAATCTGATAAATTCCTGTCATACTTTAAGCCATGCATCATACCGATGGAGGGAGGATTTGCTTCTGGGTTTAAAAAGCCAGAAGAGGACAAGTTTGAAACACGGCTGTACATTTGCAAAGGGAAGAGAGCTATCAGAGTTAAAGAG GTCCCCTTTTCTCGTTCATCATTGAACCATGATGATGTCTTTATCTTGGATACTGACAAGAAAATATATCAATTCAACGGTGCAAACTCCAATATTCAAGAAAGAGCCAAAGCTTTGGAAGTGATTCAACATTTAAAGGAGAAATACCATGACGGAGTATGTGCTGTTGCAATTGTTG ATGATGGGAAATTGCAAGCAGAATCAGATTCTGGTGAATTCTGGGTCCTTTTTGGAGGTTTTGCACCAATAGGGAAAAAGGCTGTATGTGATGACGATATTGTTCTTGAAACTACGCCACCAAAGCTTTACAG TATCAATAACGGCCAATTGAAGTTAGAAGACACTGTTCTTACAAAATCAATTCTGGAGAACACTAAATGCTTTTTACTTGACTGTGGGGCTGAACTGTTTGTGTGGGTTGGCCGGGTAACACAAGTGGAGGACAGGAAAACTGCCAGTGCGTCAGTTGAG AAATTCATTATAAAAGAAAATAGGCCAAAGACAACAAGAATAACTCAAGTGATTCAAGGCTATGAGAATCATACATTCAAGTCTAAGTTTGAGTCATGGCCAGTAAGTAACATGGCAGGGAATGCCAGCACGGACGAAGGCCGGGGGAAAGTTACAG CGCTACTGAAGCAGAAAGGTGTCGATGTCAAAGGAATCTCAAAAAGTAGCGCGCCAGTAAATGATGAAGTTCCTCCTTTGCTAGAGGGTGGTGGAAAGCTTGAG GTTTGGTGTATTAATGGCAGTGCAAAGACTGCTCTTCCAAAGGAGGAACTAGGAAAATTCTACAGTGGAGACTGTTATGTTGTTCTTTACACATATCATTCTGGTGACAAAAAAGAAGAGTTTTATCTAACTTATTGGATTGGGAAACATAGTGTTCGG GAAGATCAAGATATGGCTTTTCAATTAGCTAGTACCCTTTGGAATTCGCTGAAAGGAAGACCTGTCCTG GGTCGTGTTTATCAAGGAAAAGAGCCACCACAATTTGTTGCTCTTTTCCAGCCAATGGTTATTCTTAAG GGTGGCATTAGCTCTGGTTACAAGAAATTTGTTGAAGAAAAGGGTCTGACTGATGAAACATATTGCGTTGATGGTGTTGCTCTCATTCGAGTTTCTGGAACATCAGTTCATAACAATAAGACACTTCAAGTCGATGCG GTCCCAACATCCTTGAGTTCCACGGATTGTTTCATTTTGCAATCCAAAAACTTGATGTTTGCATGGATTGGCAACTCAAGTTCTTTTGAACAACAACAATGGGCTATTAAAGTTGCTGAGTTTTTGAAG CCTGGTGTTGCTGTCAAACATTGCAAGGAGGGAACTGAGAGCTCTGCTTTCTGGTCTGCTATTGGTGGAAAGCAGAGTTATACAAGCAAAAATGTTGCAGCTGATGTTGCTATCAGAGAGCCTCATTTGTACACCTTCTCTCTTAGGAATG GGAAGCTGGAG GTTACTGAAGTTTACAATTTTTCACAAGATGATTTGTTGACAGAAGACACAATGATACTTGATACACACTCCGAGGTTTTTGTTTGGATGGGTCAGTGTGTGGATACAAAAGAGAAACAGAAAGCATTTGACATTGGCCAG AAATACGTAGAACATGCAGTGGCCTTTGAAGGTATTTCTCCTGATGTGCCTCTATATAAAGTCATTGAAGGGAATGAACCTTGCTTCTTCAGGACATACTTCTCCTGGGATAACACACGATCTGTG ATTCATGGGAATTCGTTTGAGAAGAAACTTTCAGTTCTTTTTGGAGTGCGTTCAGAG GGTGGACCTAAGAGCTCAGGTGATGGTGGGCCAACTCAAAGGGCATCAGCACTGGCAGCTCTTTCATCTGCACTGAATCCATCTTCCCAAGGAAAACAG TCGGATGAGAGGCCCACAAGCTCAGGTGACGGCGGACATACTCAGCGTGCATCAGCAATGGCTGCCTTGTCCTCCGCCCTTAACCCATCGTCAAAATCCAGCAGCACACAGCCACAGTCTCATTCAGGACAAGGGTCTCAAAGAGCCGCTGCTGTTGCAGCACTGTCCAATGTTTTGACTGCTGAGGGATCTCATAGCCCCCACAGTAGGCCATCCCCAACAGCAG ATGCTGAGAAGACTGAATTAGCTCCTGCTACTCCTCAATCAGAAACAGAACCTGATGCCCCAGAATATGCCCGAACAGAGCCTGATGTCTCACAGGAACAAACTGCTAATGAAAATGGAGGCCAGACAACCTTTAGCTATGAACGCTTGATATCAAAGTCCACTGACCCTGTTAGTGGGATAGACTACAAGCGCAGAGAG ACATATTTATCGGAAAGCGAATTCCAGACCGTATTTGGTATGACTAAGGAGGAATTCTACGAGCAGCCAAGGTGGAAGCAAGAATTGCAGAAAAAGAAAGCCGATCTTTTCTGA